The genomic DNA GGCCAGTTGGCGATGTCGTCCACATAGACGCGCACCTGCACCAGGCGGTCGACGCCTGAACCGGCCGCCAGCAGGGCCTCCCGCACATTCGCCAGGACCTGCGCGGCCTGGTCCTCGAAAGAGGCATCGACCCTGCGCGTGCCATCGGGCGCGATGGGAAGCTGGCCAGAGACGAAAACCCATCCGCCACCCGTGCAGGCATGGCTGTAGTGGCCGCCCGGCTTGGCAAGCGAAGGAACCTCGACAGGGACCGGGCCGGGCGAACTGCCAGGCGCCACGGCGTCGTCACCAGCCATGAAAGCGCTTCCAGGTCTGCACGGAGCCGTCCTCGGCCAGTGCGTGGTATTCGGGAAACTGCGCACCGGTGGCACATGCGTGGTTGGGCCATATCCTCAG from Variovorax sp. PBL-E5 includes the following:
- a CDS encoding RidA family protein, whose translation is MAGDDAVAPGSSPGPVPVEVPSLAKPGGHYSHACTGGGWVFVSGQLPIAPDGTRRVDASFEDQAAQVLANVREALLAAGSGVDRLVQVRVYVDDIANWPAFDGLYRQWVGSSRPARAVIPTGPLHFGLKVEMEATALL